In Montipora foliosa isolate CH-2021 chromosome 13, ASM3666993v2, whole genome shotgun sequence, one DNA window encodes the following:
- the LOC137981923 gene encoding 52 kDa repressor of the inhibitor of the protein kinase-like, translating into MLAAANFTAVSRREIESVKESLSRGYSEIVKKNRKILFAILDVVIVLAKRGIAFRGNWDSAAMKENGNFEFFIKWLAKYDESLSERLSTTAKNARYLSPQIQNEMINCLGESIRNALVTDIRKSKFISVMADESSDVSMTEQLAVCIRYLNASSDDEVSVNEVFLGFVELPTTDASTITDSLLGNLSKWGLDTERLRGMGFDGASNMSGTHCNKVKEIKNFMTTFQELSFFFSYSPKRKEILKQNFSTSSDAEDLLADCPKEEHEERLFKSALNRESLPTLSDTRQLSRVHSISTLLANYSKIYDAVAQVKAQSKGKSSHDASGFLHGMEQFQYIISAVLTQLNYYYPFLDHVIQHMNDRFPEALKGALQGTLLIPSNLRKLSTSVEEAIKKEFAEDLPMPQSFEREVIRWKFAQQDNDSITSLAESVASCDERLYSNISTIFQLLLTLPVRTCSCERSFSALRRLKTWCRSSMGSNRLNGVALAYVHSEIHVEPLKVLQH; encoded by the exons ATGTTGGCAGCTGCAAATTTCACGGCAGTAAGCAGAAGAGAAATCGAGTCGGTCAAAGAATCCTTAAGTCGCGGATACTCCGAGATCGTtaagaaaaacaggaaaatCCTCTTTGCAATACTTGATGTGGTTATTGTGCTTGCAAAAAGAGGGATCGCATTTAGAGGAAACTGGGACAGCGCAGCCATGAAGGAGAACGGTAACTTTGAATTCTTTATAAAATGGCTAGCAAAATATGATGAAAGTCTCTCAGAACGTTTGTCCACTACCGCCAAAAATGCGCGTTACCTATCCCCGCAAATCCAAAACGAAATGATAAATTGTCTTGGCGAAAGTATTCGAAATGCTCTTGTTACTGACATAAGGAAGTCAAAGTTTATTAGTGTTATGGCCGACGAATCCTCAGATGTATCGATGACAGAACAACTGGCGGTTTGTATACGGTACTTGAACGCGTCATCGGACGACGAAGTTAGCGTCAATGAAGTATTCCTGGGATTTGTAGAGCTCCCGACCACTGACGCAAGCACAATCACTGACTCACTTTTAGGGAATCTAAGTAAGTGGGGCTTGGATACTGAGCGACTACGTGGAATGGGGTTTGATGGCGCCTCCAATATGAGTGGTACACA CTGTAATAAAGTTAAGGAGATCAAAAACTTTATGACAACATTTCAGGAactctcctttttcttttcgtATTCTCCCAAGAGAAAGGAGATTCTCAAGCAAAACTTCTCTACTTCCTCTGATGCCGAAGACCTTTTAGCTGACTGCCCGAAGGAAGAGCACGAAGAGAGATTGTTCAAGTCAGCTTTAAATCGAGAGAGCTTACCGACCCTAAGCGACACACGCCAGCTTTCACGAGTTCACTCCATCAGTACGCTTCTCGCCAACTACtcaaagatctacgacgcggtagCACAGGTGAAAGCCCAGTCTAAAGGGAAGTCATCACACGACGCCTCGGGGTTCTTGCATGGAATGGAGCAATTCCAATATATTATTTCAGCTGTTTTGACCCA GTTGAATTACTATTATCCTTTTTTGGACCATGTGATACAGCATATGAACGATCGTTTCCCCGAGGCTCTTAAAGGTGCCCTCCAAGGTACGCTACTCATCCCCTCAAATCTGAGGAAGCTATCAACATCTGTAGAGGAAGCAATCAAGAAAGAGTTCGCTGAAGACCTACCAATGCCCCAATCATTTGAGCGCGAG GTCATCCGCTGGAAATTTGCTCAACAGGACAATGATAGCATCACCTCTCTGGCCGAGTCGGTGGCTTCTTGTGACGAGCGTCTCTACTCCAACATCTCCACTATTTTTCAGCTGTTGCTGACTCTTCCAGTCAGAACCTGttcgtgtgaacgcagctttaGCGCTCTCCGAAGGTTGAAAACATGGTGTCGCTCATCGATGGGCTCCAACAGGCTAAATGGTGTTGCATTAGCCTATGTACACAGCGAAATCCATGTAGAGCCGCTCAAGGTTCTACAGCATTAA